The following nucleotide sequence is from Oryzias melastigma strain HK-1 linkage group LG3, ASM292280v2, whole genome shotgun sequence.
ATTTTTTACTGTAGACAAACAGTGATTAGATCAGTGGTCTCTACAGATGTTGCAATCTATTCATATTCTCTCTGTGTATTTTGGTGTGTATTGCCATTTAATCTGAACAGCTGAACCGCTGAGTCTCCTTTTTCCCTCATCTGTCCTACACCGCTCTTTCTCTACTGTCAACAAACTGAACCATCTGTTTGCGAGCGTGGGAGATGACTGGAGTGAGTGGAATAATTGGAGTACTGGGTGTTCCAGAATCAGGAGTGGAGGCCCCTGGAGTTGATCCCACAGGAGTCGAAGCTGCAGGAGTCGAGGCGCCAGGGGTTCCACCTGGAGAAGTGCCTGGTGTTGTGCCGGGAGTGGCAGGAATGACAACTACAGGGCCCGGGCCTGGACTGGCGGATCGAGGCTCCAGTCGTGGAGTGGATGTGACAAAGCGAGCCTCCCTAATCCGGTAGGGACTTCTGTAGATGGAGATGGGTGACAGCTCTGAGCCCCAGCCAAGATAGCTTCCAGTAGAAGGGGACTGGGCATCTGCACTGAAATAGAGTGTTGTGCTGGACTCTCCAGGGATCCCTGACTTTTTCTCCGGGGAACCCGCCAGGAGAGGTGAGCGTCGCTCAGGTGACCAACCAGGCGTTTTGATGTCCAGAGAACACACAGAGGATGACACCTCGGTCAGGGATGCAGCATTGCTGTCAATGTGACGGAGGCCTCCGACTTGTTGAGGAGATGAAAGTGATGGCGATCCATAAGCAGCACTCTGAAACTCTTCATCACCTTAAAGTTAAAGGCACATTAAAAACTTATGCACTTTcaatgaaacaacaaaatcacaATTCTCACAGCGAAGCAGTAAATGGTTCACTCTAGGGCTGGATATGGCCAATAAGTTCTAtaatcgatttgattcaattcaccagaACCTGCATCGATTCATTTAcgattattactattattattgttttggattctttcgatccactcaattagattcaattcaattttgaatttgCACGTTTTACACattcagaaacatttgtttaaaaatattgtaatatcAGACAGTAATATCAATATTGTaattaataccatacagtgttgcatggattctcaaatggagaaactccaacaattgttctgcctctcctggaggacgtttcagtttggccactaggtggcgatcgcgtcatagcattacaccttaatccagaaaaagaagaaagtatagatgctttagaccacaaatggttacttaaaaaatatatttccttaaaaatttGGAAAACTCATGTCtctgagtatataaagatgttaatttagtcagaaatgtatgtttaggtcgaccaagcgttagcattaggcTTCCTTTTGAAAATCTCATTGTACGTTAGCATTaggctagcagactttagcatcaTGTGTTGGATCGATATCTACTTTTATAGAtccattattgatctattaagcttagatcgattcagatcgattaatcaattttaccaACCCAGTGCTAGTTCACTcttaaataaaatctcaaaacaaGCTGTAGTTTTAGGAGTGTTTATGCTCACTTTTAATATTCAAACCCAGCACATTTGATTGGATTTAGTGGTTTTCTAACCTTTTTCTTCAGAGTGCGGCTGACTGCATTCATCCTCTGCACTTTCTTCAAAAATCACCTCCTGGACGGGGATGATCTCTGGATATCCTCTAATATCTTGAATAGCCGTTGGAGGATCTTTTCTTTTGGGTCGGGCAACGACGGTCGAATGGACTGGCTTCGGAGGCTGTGAGGCTTCTGTAGTCTGAACACAAAACCAATAACTATCAAAACCCGTGGACAGCATGCACCGTCAAACATTGTCACTTACttccttaaatgtttttgcataaaatgatctcataaataatattttcatgctttaaattttgcaaaatgtctttaacatGCAAGTCAGTTTGTctgattgtttaaaaaagattttctaaaaactggGTAAATGTGGACTACAGAATGATGCTTTAACTCAATTAAATTTGTCATAAACATCCCAAttctatctattttttaatctaagttTTAATTCCCCCTAGTCATGGTTGCTAGAAGTGAAATCAGTTTAAGGTCAAAGCACTTCAGATGAGGTGTGCCTGGTAGTCACCACTCCATCATAAAACCAAAGACAAATAGCATTGCAGACCTGTGCAAGTACACAATCCGTGAGCATCTTAAACTACAATTATTCAAAAACTttgattgtgatttttttaataaagggaATTTAATCAGTAAAATAGATCTCACCTGGATCTCTTGAGGTGTGGGTGTAGGAGTTGGTGTCGGTGTGGGCTGTGGCACTGGTTTTGTGATTTGAAGAACTTGCTGTTGAACAGGTGCAACCTTAAACAATAAGATCACATAGAGGTTTTACATTATTGTGAGAGAGATCACATCTGCAGATAAATGAACATTGTGTGGTATTTAtagtaaaacaaagcagaatcCTCCATCTTCCAAacttccactctgatcatcttttgatctattttaaaagtcctcccaggggtcttttaattatgattatactgttttttgacaaaatattaataagaaaaacgtcatttcaaggacatagtttctgcagagcggcagtagttcatctcaaattcatctctgaattgtgggcgggactgttggtgcaaagTAAGCCCCTCCCACTTCTCAATATCCATCTGTTCTCCCTCTCTCCCTCTAGattcctcacaaccccaacctgacattactggtgcaacaaaattggAGAGCAATACTGGAGTCGTACAGTTCTGAACCAGATGTCAactcaaacgaggaaaattaagacgctAATGGATCTGTTCATCTACAAGTGCATGCATTAGAATAGAGCGgagaagggagcttgtggcttgtaGGTCCTATGTTACACCTGTAAACCTTTTGTAATGGaagttttttgtctgctcttgatttactatgattaaaataaagaaatactcagaaatactattttaatcttaattttctctatatatgcCCCCTACCAAGAGAGCAAagccacaaaaaatatttaaaaaaatcataggcacagttttcatcagagtgggtcttcaaaaaagtgaaatatttaagaTTGTAATGCTCAGGTGAGCAACAAACCATAGGGGTGTGTGGAACAGCAGGTGAGTGGATCTCCTCAGGCAGACCCATCAGTCCGGCTAGCCCCCCCTCACCGTACGCAGACCAGATCCTTGAAACATCCCCTGTCTTCAGAGCCAGGCGAATCAACAACCAGTGGTGATGCTTCCAGCCTTCCCATTGGATGGGAAGGTCCATGAGTGTACCACCGCCTGATCGGAAAATGTTAAATCATTTTTCACTCTCAGTGCTCATAGATTATGAGAGATAATGTAACACATCACTAAGCAGACCTGACAGTGTGGCATGGCGGTGGAAAGTGGGGGAGACTTTCTCCTCCAGAGAAAGTGCAGAACCTCGTTCTGTGCAGGCTCCACCTATTCCTCTGTGACGAATACTCTGGAAGATCTCAAAAGACTTCGGGTGGAGGAAACGATAGTACAGCACCAATGCTATCAGCCCtgcacaggaaaaaaatgttatttttaatgtttacatttccatttaataaaatacataaataaaaaatgttctcaaacatTACCAATAAGAAAGCTGCAGAACACTGCAGCCGGGATCCCCACAGTGTCCCAGGACACCATGGTAAACAGCCAAGAGGAAGCCAACAGAAGAAGAGCATTCTCCACAAACATAACCtgcaacaaacacatttcaatgcATATCTACTCCAATCACcactttttgaaatgttgataCAATGCATGCAATACActctaaataaacacaaatttctaatttaTTCCAAGGACTGTAATCTTCTAATAGaagattaaagctaaaaatccagctggatatgctgctgctgctgcatgaaaCAATATTGATCTCAATAATTATTCAAGCTTGCATCACAAACAAAATATCTGATACAGGTTTAAAGACAAAATCCCTCACATAGCATGAGTGTGCATAATTGAAATGGAAGTAAGATATGGTCTTTCTTTTAGTGGTATTTGTGCTGCAATTAAAGGTTGTTCCTCTGAAAAAACCCTTAATCACAGCAAAATAGGAGGAAGGTACAGGGAGAAATACAACACCGCATGCTTTCAGTAAATCACATGATAGGAGGAACTGCTTTTACATGACTCTGCGATATTTATTGGATGTGTGAACACGGTACTGTTGGTAAACataaagaacattaaattaCACTCTGTCTAGAATATGTCTTTGtctataaaacaaaatttaaatcatGAATTGCTTTAATTTCACTtccaaaaatcaacaaaaattgAGTCAATTACTTCCTAAAAAGCTTATCTAAAAAGCCATTAGTTTGGCTcaaatcgagtattcacccagaccatggtataaaatataaataaaacccaTCTTTATGGGGGATAAGAACAATAACCACAAACACATACCAGGTAAAAACCAGCCATGCGGTATCTGGACTGGCCATACTTCATGTTGAGGAAGAGAAAGACGTAAATGGCGCCCAGCACAAGGTTAAAGATTCTCCACCGACTTGTGGACCGAATGATGTCAGTCTGCTGAGACACCATCCAGAAAGTTGCCCCTAACCAGTGCAcacctgaaacacacaaaaggCCCACATTCGTGCCAGTGTTTTACCGTTTCCTCTTTCAGCTGTGGGCAACTACTTCAAAACAGAACCATTTGTAATAATTGTGGAGCTTCATCCCCACATATTTTGCTGAGCAGATTTTCCGAACTAACAAGAGTTTGGAGAGCCAACCTTGACTCCCACACTTACCAAGAACTCCCAGAATCCACTGTCTAAAGACACGTGTGAACAGCATCAAGACAGCAAACCTTGATCCCAGCATCGCAACCtgcaagcaaaaataaaactctttttacAAACTAATGACAAGAGCAAAGTTTGTAAATACATAATATATGTGAAGTTCAAGGGTGCGTTTGTCTTTGCCCACCCTCCAGAGCAGTCGACAGAGAATGGCAGCTGGGGTCATATGCAGGTGCCCGGGTCGGATCAGGGAGCAGGCTCTGGCATAAAGAACCAAGGCCCAGGCCAGAGACAACAAACACACCACAAAACACACCGAGGCTGGAGAGAGGAAAGACACAAACAACAATGTATTAATGCTTCAATACACTAACAGCACTAAATAAgtcagatataattacccggtgGGCCCCTGGtcttaactttgacacgtgtgatgtAGAACCTAcaacggcaagccacaagctccctgctccaccccattctaatgcatccaattgcagacaaatagatccattctCGCCTCGTCTGAGCTgttttctggctcaaaactgtatggctttTGTATTGCTCACCATTGTAATAACACCTGTAATGCTaggttgtggttgtgaggggctgtaagctagcaggagagagtgtaaacaaagggatgatgggaaatgagagaaggtttactctgtgccaacagtcctgcccacaactcataggtaaatttctaatgaactactgctgctctgcacaaaatatgtcctagaaaatgacgcgttttttaaaatcgttttattttagctaaaagtaATAATATAGAAAAAACTCTGGTATCACTTTGgcaacagatcaaaagaagattggagtgggacttaaagctAAATATTATTACGGATCAACACTGCCACCTATTAAGAGCCCATAAAATAGCATGTCAAACACCATTTACACAATCAGACAGTATTTCTAACACTAACGCCTTCTATTGTCCTTCATCTAAGGTAAAATTTATTAGTTTAATAAGTTATGTACAgtattttattagaatttagACTCCTGCCTTCTGCAAAATACAGACTGATTAACGATTGTGTTGTAAGTTAATCACTTTATCTGTAAAATATTTAGGGGCTGGTCCCACCAATATAAGGGAAATctcaaaatttgcatttaatacaaattcagaaaaaatatatttgttcatttgatttgaaataCCAAAGCAGAGATTTGAGCTGCAGATTCAGCAGTTCATTTTCCGTCACAAAGCAGTCAATCTGTTCTAGCTGCACGCTGCATTAATTCCCCTTTTAGCATCAGTTCTTACTTGGAGACTTAATGCCGATATCTGTGCAGATGAGCACGTAGGTTTGGAACAGCGTCTCTGGGAGGGTCACCACCAGGGCCTCAAACAATCTCAGGGCAGATGCATCGGCCTGCTGCATGATCTCCACGTATAAATCTTCATCTGGAAGGTGCATGCATTCCCACAGCCTGTGAGGACCAGTGATTAGCCACAGGAAGAGACAAAGACTGTGATCATAATCATGACcgttttttgaaaatatgtaaaTCCAACTCCTCTCTTGTAATGTAAATTTTCCTGAATTACTGCAGCAATTATCATCTACTTCTGCTAAATGTCTAAGCACAAATGAAAGCCCACCTTTTGAAGATACCCAAGTGCAGGATGTGTGTCCATCTGAGAGACTTCCGGGGTATTCGTCCATCTGACAGATACCACAGGTAACTGAGCCACTGCGGACCCCAacctgaaaaacacaacaagccACTTCACACTGTTATTTCACTACATTCACTCAACCAATGATCTGTGTGTAGCTGGAGGTGTCACCTGGAAGCAGGAAGAGCGCCGTGAAGCCAGCGAGATGGGCGTAGCAGTAGTTATGACCCACCCACAGGTAGTAAACAAAGCAGTAGATCACTGTGgagagaccaaaaaaaaaaaagacacaactgTGTTAATAAGAATTGGGAGGAAATGAGTGGTTAGAGCTCATGCCTTGTGAGAGGcggtatatttgtataaaccccttttgcatttgaggctaaactttatttatattaactGTGTTTGTATCATTTATTGttggactggatggaaaaaaaagaagagcgaAGGAGATGTTTGTGATGGGGGATATGAGAAAGGGGGGAAAGAGGGGTTAAGGAAGTTGGAGGATGATTAAAGAAGAATGAGGgggtaaaaacacaaagcaacaaGCATCCAGAGGTTTATCACCAAAGGTAAGGCCGCAGTGGTAGCCTTGGCCCCCCAAACACCTACAGGGATAGCAGATCGAGGAAATCCGCCTATGGGGCAAACACTGTCAGCCACCCAGACCAGGCTGCCACAGGGGCCCCTAACGCCAGAGAGCAGGGGGACACAGCAGCATGGAGAATGCAAGCCAAAAGAATAGCCCTCTCACCACGCCAACGGGCCCAGCACCAGGACCCCACCCCAGTAGCTATGATTTGCTGTTACAGTATTTAGACTATCTCTAAACAGTTTTACCTTTAAGATTAAATAACCCAAAACTAATTTTAATCAGCAGCAAATTGTTCAttacaaaagtttttaatttattgatttatttcttaCTATTTTAACTTGTAATCAATTTCAAGCAAGTCGTTACCACAGTAATAGGATGTGATCATGAGACTGTATTCAATCTTTACTCCGTGTATTATTTACTCCTCTTTACTGAACATACTGAGCAAAgtattgatttgaataaataatacaaacaatTTGAGCAACTTATATATAGAACAATGCAAACATGAGCATTATGAACACTTAAGATAAAGTCTATTAAAAAATTCTCACTTGCTCGTCAGATTAAAGTCGGATTTATTTGAGCATGAAGCTGTTCCAACATGCATCAGTGTCGCTGCAGCAGTGCGTCTTCATCCAAGAAACGCATTTGCAGCCACTTCTCCCGCTTTATAGTGCTATCCTACAGTGCCCTTgctgtttttaatgacattcCTCTGCATGGCTGCACTGACAGCAGTCTCTCCCCACCTCTACATCCCTCCGTTCATGAAACCTGAACCCTTTTAAGCGGTCAAAAAACAGGCGGGCTGTCCGGACAGACTAGGCCCCGCACTGAGGTCTACGCCCATCCCTCTGCTCCATTCCCgcactccaaagaaaaaaaggcgCTGAAAAGATGACAACATGGCTCCGCCAAGTTTAACGCAAGAACCACCGTCCAAGCATGTTCTGTAACTAAATAAATCATCTGGATCACTTTGGGTCGTGAGTCAGCAGTCCTGCTGGATGCGGGATTCCATAACAGAGATGTTTGAATGAGGGAGAGATGCAGACTGATGCTAGTCAAGCACAAAACAACATATCTGTGCAGACGACAAAGTTTGtcctcaatattttaaattaattcttttttgtaaatggtTTGTCCATCTTGGGACACTATTACGCGCGCCCAGTTGGCGCGCACGCACCATCAAAAACCCTAAGTCATCAATAAAGATCCGTCCTtgtgcatcatcatcatcatccagcACACATAAGTAAACGTGCAAATCCGCGCGTGTGAGTGTCCCAGGTATGTTTGGGACTTACGTGCCGTCCTCTCTGCAACAATGAGGAATGCGGTGAAGGCGAACACGCAAACTTGGCAGCACGGCATGCAGCCGCCTCCGTGGGTCGGAGTGGCCGAGTAATCCCTCATGGTGGTCTCAGAAACCGAGCGGGTCTGGAGAGGTGCAGCGATGTACCGATGCGGGGTCGATCCCGCCGCAGCAGCGCGCACTCGCTCTCCCGCTCCGGGCGCGCGCCCGGCCGTCCCGTTAAAGTGGTACAGCACAGATGTGAGCGCACTTCCACTCTCTGCATCTGATTCTTTCAGTCTCCTTCGAGCTTTGTCGAAGCATTTTCACATCTATGCATGACTAAACTGTCACAAATGAAAACGAGGCACccatttatcttaaaataaataaaaaataatttgatttttagcattttcaactTAAACCAATATGAATTGaaattcagctttatttatagagAACCTTTCCTGACACAGAGCAGCTCGAAGCtcctctaaataaataaataacgctaaaacagacaacacacatcctgcaaaaatagtccaaactcgaattaaaacatgaagaaaagtacataaaatagaaataaaaagatgcattttGTGTGTTATTAAATCTTTAGTGGATGGAGCTCACATCCTTTTCCACAGTGCCAAAATGTGGCCCCCCTGTGGTTTTTTGTTCTGACCTTTAGAACCACCTCCACCAGAACCTGGGGGCTCTGAAGGTCTTACATTAAAAAGTAGTTCTGATAAGttataaaagaatcttaaattTGATTCTGCTACCTGAGAGTTAGTGCTAAGATTTCTAAAGTGGagtgattttctttcttctgttccCGATTAAAAGGCGTGAGGCCAAGTTTGGAATAAAATGAAACTCCGCTTAATGGTATTTTTCTTAATGAAGGACATTACAATAATCTATTTTGGATGTTATTAAAGCATATATTAGTATTTCAGCACTGGCATGGTGAGAAAGGGTCCCAGACAATACTTCTAAGATGgcaaaatgcaatattttttttattatttttgtcattaactTAGTTTGTCCTCCTAAAAGAGGCAAACTTAGGATCTTCAAAGGTTTGTTAATCAAATCTATACAATTGttagtatgactttttatttagtttaaaggcAAACTTCCATAAATAAAAGCTCTCAAATTATAATCTTTGACAGCATGAAATAATATGGTGAAAGAgcagtattaaaaataaaaaaatataggcATTAATCAAACTGTTTTGCGTTTAATTGTTGCAGCTGTTAATCAATCTGCCGATGAAAAGTATAAGCAACTGaatctaaactttattttatacaaCTTCATTGCTTGACTTTGCagtcttctccctttttaaaGAAGATAAAACAGTTTTGACTTATTATTAATTGTTCAATTTGCccatgtatttttataaatgttttactacataaaattaaaaaaaaaaaattaaacactttaCATAGAAGTTACATTTATCTTGGTGGCTGGGGCCTGTAACCTGCTCGTAGAAGACTGTTTATGGGAAATAAAGACTTGTTTTCcttcaaaagttttatttttctctatttttttctagtgtttAATCAATTTTCACTCACTTTTTATTGTAAGTCAATGAAAGACGTTGGATGGAGGACGTGAAGCATGCAGATGCCTTTtatggacactaggtggaggcATTTACTACTTAAAACATGGATGCAGTTTTGATGTGTGATATTGGtgtttgcaactttttaaaaaaaaaatgtttaacaagtgttcatgaaaaaaaaaactcagttctTTGATTGTGAGAGTGGCTCATCAATACAAACTACTCAATATTGCTGTCACCTTCCTGCCTTGGACTTTATATTCAGAGAAGTAACAAACTAAATTGAAGAATTTATGGATGTTTGGTATTAAAGacattcaaacaaataaataaataaacccaaatAATTGGAGTTAAAGTTTATTAACTTAATTAATccaccaaaacaaaataaaaccaatctAAAACAGAATAGAAAGACTTTATAAGTTGTATCCTATTCTTGTTTGCATCAGTGTGCAATCTCTCACAGGAGATTCAGAAAAACAACCATTATGCTCCGCCGTTTTGCTGTAAAATTTCTGTGgtcattttcttaaagaaaaaatgtattatcatCTTTCCTGCATTAATTTCTTGTTCCTCTCTACATTTAAGTTtcccattttcaacaaaaaaaatactggaagGGGTGCAAAcaatgaaggagaaaataaaaagtgcaaCACTGTCctataagtcattttttaacagttcACTTATGAGTTGCTGGTCTAAAAAGCATCCCAACATGTAAAAGTTCTTCAGTAACTTTCTTTGTTACTGATATTTGAATTATTCTAAAGCAGTCTCTGTAGATCCCTTTGTGTCATCATCTCTTTTCTGGACTTCTTCTTCTCACCCGTGGGGTGTGGAAGATGGGGCCATCGCATCATTTATTCACTACGTAAAAAGGCTGTTTTATGTAAACCTG
It contains:
- the xkr5b gene encoding XK-related protein 5b translates to MRDYSATPTHGGGCMPCCQVCVFAFTAFLIVAERTALIYCFVYYLWVGHNYCYAHLAGFTALFLLPGWGPQWLSYLWYLSDGRIPRKSLRWTHILHLGIFKRLWECMHLPDEDLYVEIMQQADASALRLFEALVVTLPETLFQTYVLICTDIGIKSPTSVCFVVCLLSLAWALVLYARACSLIRPGHLHMTPAAILCRLLWRVAMLGSRFAVLMLFTRVFRQWILGVLGVHWLGATFWMVSQQTDIIRSTSRWRIFNLVLGAIYVFLFLNMKYGQSRYRMAGFYLVMFVENALLLLASSWLFTMVSWDTVGIPAAVFCSFLIGLIALVLYYRFLHPKSFEIFQSIRHRGIGGACTERGSALSLEEKVSPTFHRHATLSGGGTLMDLPIQWEGWKHHHWLLIRLALKTGDVSRIWSAYGEGGLAGLMGLPEEIHSPAVPHTPMVAPVQQQVLQITKPVPQPTPTPTPTPTPQEIQTTEASQPPKPVHSTVVARPKRKDPPTAIQDIRGYPEIIPVQEVIFEESAEDECSQPHSEEKGDEEFQSAAYGSPSLSSPQQVGGLRHIDSNAASLTEVSSSVCSLDIKTPGWSPERRSPLLAGSPEKKSGIPGESSTTLYFSADAQSPSTGSYLGWGSELSPISIYRSPYRIREARFVTSTPRLEPRSASPGPGPVVVIPATPGTTPGTSPGGTPGASTPAASTPVGSTPGASTPDSGTPSTPIIPLTPVISHARKQMVQFVDSRERAV